The Bradyrhizobium ottawaense genome window below encodes:
- a CDS encoding formate dehydrogenase beta subunit, with protein sequence MSLRLFVSRDAGAIAVGADEVALALEQAAAKRGVAIEIVRTGSRGMYWLEPLVEVATPQGRIAFGPVTEADVPSLLDALASNTPHLLRLGATEELPWLKRQTRLTFARCGVIDPRSLDDYRAHGGYKGLERALSLGTDAILNEVTASGLRGRGGAGFPTGIKWKTVTQAKADRKFIVCNADEGDSGTFADRMIMEGDPFLVIEGMTIAGITVGATKGYIYIRSEYPHAVEAMNAAIRAAKRGGYLGDKIGGSIHSFDLEVRVGAGAYVCGEETSLLESLEGRRGIVRAKPPLPAHHGLFGKPTVINNVLSFAAVPFILAEGAKAYADYGMGRSRGTMPIQLAGNIRQGGLFETAFGVTLGELVDDIGGGTFTGRPVRAVQVGGPLGAYFPRALFDTPFDYEAFAARDGLIGHGGIVVFDDSVDMRKQARFAMEFCAVESCGKCTPCRIGSTRGVETIEKIINGERVNENLALVEDLCNTMKFGSLCALGGFTPYPVLSALKHFREDFAPAPTTLQAAE encoded by the coding sequence ATGAGCTTGCGTCTGTTCGTCTCACGCGACGCCGGCGCGATTGCCGTCGGTGCCGACGAAGTTGCTCTGGCGCTGGAGCAGGCTGCAGCCAAGCGCGGCGTGGCGATCGAGATCGTCAGGACCGGCTCGCGCGGTATGTACTGGCTGGAGCCGCTGGTCGAGGTAGCGACGCCGCAAGGCCGCATCGCGTTCGGCCCGGTCACTGAAGCCGATGTGCCGTCCCTGCTCGACGCGCTCGCGAGCAACACGCCGCATCTGTTGCGGCTGGGTGCGACCGAAGAGCTCCCCTGGCTGAAGCGTCAGACCCGCCTCACCTTCGCCCGCTGCGGCGTGATCGATCCGCGCTCGCTCGACGACTACCGCGCCCATGGTGGCTACAAGGGGCTGGAGCGGGCACTGTCGCTCGGCACGGATGCGATCCTCAACGAAGTCACGGCGTCGGGCTTGCGCGGCCGCGGCGGGGCCGGCTTTCCGACCGGCATCAAATGGAAGACGGTCACGCAGGCCAAGGCCGACCGCAAGTTCATCGTCTGCAACGCCGACGAGGGCGACAGCGGCACCTTCGCCGACCGCATGATCATGGAAGGTGATCCCTTCTTGGTGATCGAGGGCATGACCATCGCCGGCATCACCGTCGGCGCGACCAAGGGCTACATCTACATCCGCAGCGAATATCCGCATGCGGTGGAAGCGATGAACGCTGCGATCCGGGCTGCCAAGCGCGGCGGTTATCTCGGCGACAAGATCGGCGGATCCATCCACAGCTTCGACCTCGAAGTGCGGGTCGGCGCTGGCGCCTATGTCTGCGGCGAGGAAACCTCGCTGCTGGAGAGCCTCGAAGGCCGCCGCGGTATCGTGCGTGCAAAACCTCCGCTACCGGCGCATCACGGCCTGTTCGGCAAGCCGACCGTCATCAACAACGTGCTGTCGTTCGCGGCCGTCCCTTTCATCCTCGCCGAAGGCGCCAAGGCCTACGCGGATTACGGCATGGGCCGTTCGCGCGGCACGATGCCGATCCAGCTTGCCGGCAACATCCGCCAGGGCGGGCTGTTCGAGACCGCCTTCGGCGTGACGCTCGGCGAGCTCGTCGACGACATCGGCGGCGGCACGTTCACGGGCCGGCCGGTCCGCGCCGTGCAGGTCGGCGGTCCGCTCGGCGCCTATTTCCCTCGTGCCCTGTTCGACACGCCATTCGACTACGAGGCCTTCGCCGCGCGCGATGGCCTGATCGGCCATGGCGGCATCGTCGTGTTCGACGACAGCGTCGACATGCGCAAGCAAGCGCGCTTCGCGATGGAGTTCTGCGCCGTCGAATCCTGCGGCAAGTGCACGCCGTGCCGGATCGGCTCGACCCGCGGCGTCGAGACCATCGAGAAGATCATCAACGGCGAGCGCGTCAACGAAAACCTCGCGCTGGTCGAAGACCTCTGCAACACCATGAAATTCGGCTCGCTCTGCGCGCTCGGCGGCTTCACGCCCTACCCCGTGCTCAGCGCATTGAAGCACTTCCGGGAAGATTTCGCACCCGCACCGACCACGCTTCAAGCCGCGGAATAG
- a CDS encoding formate dehydrogenase subunit gamma produces MTAVFEPWNETRGAEIIAEHANQEGATLVILHALQEAFGYVPEAAIPMVAQGLNLSRAEVHGVFTFYHDFRHKPAGRHVLKLCRAEACQAAGGDVLAARAEAKLGVSLGSTTADDRVTLEPIYCLGLCATAPSAMLDGRLIGRLDQKRLDALIVEAQR; encoded by the coding sequence ATGACAGCGGTTTTTGAGCCTTGGAACGAGACGCGCGGCGCCGAAATCATCGCCGAACACGCCAACCAAGAGGGTGCGACGCTGGTCATCCTGCACGCGCTGCAAGAGGCGTTCGGCTACGTGCCGGAGGCCGCCATTCCCATGGTGGCGCAAGGGCTCAACCTGTCGCGCGCCGAAGTCCACGGCGTATTCACGTTCTATCATGATTTCCGCCACAAGCCGGCCGGCCGCCACGTGCTGAAGCTCTGCCGCGCGGAAGCCTGCCAGGCCGCGGGCGGCGATGTGCTGGCGGCGCGCGCCGAAGCAAAGCTCGGCGTGTCGCTCGGCAGCACCACGGCCGACGATCGCGTCACGCTGGAGCCGATCTACTGCCTCGGCCTGTGTGCGACCGCACCGTCCGCCATGCTCGACGGCCGCCTCATCGGCAGGCTCGATCAGAAGCGCCTCGATGCGTTGATTGTGGAGGCACAGCGATGA
- a CDS encoding cation-efflux pump, which yields MTSQHSKTSVAAISIFASGGMAAAKFAVGIAIGSLALISEALHSSIDLVATIITWAVVRVSDKPADEEHHYGHGKLESVSALGVTALLYVLAGGILVEAYSRLREGTPPPTISAVPFVVLVIDIVVNLWRARALHRAARETRSQALAADALHFASDVMGSFAVIIGLILAALGFWWGDAAAAAAVAVMIALLGLRMAGSTVQTLVDRAPQGAQEKATAAIRSVPGVIDVERLRVRMVGATTFIDTIAKVPRTYPIDRVEEIKRSAQAAVDKAFGDADLTFTAVPVARDNETVRDRIMVIAHNSGLAVHHVTVHDLGAKLIVSIDLEVDAGMQLEAAHDVANTLERNIQEEFGADVEVDVHIEPLEPELPFGVDAAPERVQAIAAALTEYAAGSEINDIHNVRVRNTDAGEIVNFHCRAAPSMSVIKVHEHVDAIERALRRAFPSVKRVISHAEPPRA from the coding sequence ATGACCTCCCAGCACAGCAAAACCTCGGTCGCCGCGATCTCCATCTTCGCCAGCGGCGGCATGGCGGCGGCCAAGTTCGCGGTCGGCATCGCGATCGGCTCGCTCGCGCTGATCTCCGAGGCCCTGCACTCCTCGATCGACCTGGTCGCGACCATCATCACCTGGGCTGTGGTGCGGGTGTCCGACAAGCCGGCCGACGAGGAGCACCATTACGGCCACGGCAAGCTGGAGAGCGTCTCGGCGCTCGGTGTGACCGCCCTGCTCTACGTGCTTGCCGGCGGCATCCTGGTCGAGGCCTACAGCCGGCTGCGCGAGGGAACCCCGCCGCCGACCATTTCGGCCGTGCCGTTCGTCGTGCTGGTGATCGACATCGTCGTCAATCTCTGGCGCGCCCGCGCCCTGCACCGCGCCGCGCGCGAGACCAGGAGCCAAGCGCTCGCCGCCGACGCGCTGCATTTCGCCTCCGACGTGATGGGCTCGTTCGCCGTGATCATCGGCCTGATCCTCGCCGCCCTCGGCTTCTGGTGGGGCGACGCGGCCGCTGCCGCCGCGGTTGCCGTGATGATCGCCCTGCTCGGCCTGCGCATGGCCGGCTCGACCGTGCAGACGCTGGTCGACCGCGCCCCGCAGGGTGCGCAGGAGAAGGCCACGGCCGCGATCCGCAGCGTCCCGGGCGTGATCGACGTCGAGCGGCTGCGCGTGCGCATGGTCGGCGCGACCACGTTCATCGACACCATCGCCAAGGTGCCGCGGACCTATCCGATCGACCGCGTCGAGGAGATCAAGCGCAGCGCGCAGGCCGCCGTGGACAAGGCATTCGGCGATGCCGACCTCACCTTCACCGCCGTCCCCGTCGCCCGCGACAACGAGACCGTGCGCGACCGCATCATGGTGATCGCGCATAATTCGGGCCTCGCCGTCCACCACGTCACGGTGCACGATCTCGGCGCCAAGCTGATCGTCAGCATCGACCTCGAGGTCGACGCCGGCATGCAGTTGGAGGCAGCCCATGACGTCGCCAACACGCTGGAGCGCAACATCCAGGAGGAGTTCGGCGCGGACGTCGAGGTCGACGTCCATATCGAGCCGCTGGAACCGGAACTGCCGTTCGGGGTCGATGCCGCGCCCGAACGCGTCCAGGCCATCGCCGCCGCGCTGACTGAATACGCCGCCGGCAGCGAGATAAACGACATCCATAATGTGCGTGTCCGCAACACCGACGCCGGCGAGATCGTCAATTTCCACTGCCGCGCCGCGCCGTCGATGAGCGTGATCAAGGTGCACGAGCACGTCGACGCCATCGAGCGCGCGCTGCGGCGCGCGTTCCCGAGCGTGAAGCGCGTGATCAGCCACGCCGAACCGCCGCGTGCGTGA
- the fdhF gene encoding formate dehydrogenase subunit alpha, which produces MSLIEEIDFGTPASKSETMVTLTIDGNEVTVPEGTSIMRAAMDAGHQIPKLCATDMVDAFGSCRLCLVEIEGRAGTPASCTTPVMPGLVVHTQSERLKKLRKGVMELYISDHPLDCLTCGANGDCELQDMAGAVGLRDVRYGYDGENHVFAKSRGCSNDNWMPKDESNPYFTYDPSKCIVCSRCVRACEEVQGTFALTISGRGFDSRVSPGMSESFLGSECVSCGACVQACPTATLTEKSVIEIGQPEHSVVTTCAYCGVGCTFKAEMRGEEVVRMVPYKDGKANRGHSCVKGRFAWGYTNHGERILNPMIRERIEDPWREVSWDEAFSFAAAKMRSIQKTYGRDAIGGITSSRCTNEETYLVQKLIRAGFGNNNVDTCARVCHSPTGYGLATTFGTSAGTQDFDSVEDTDVVLVIGANPASAHPVFASRLKKRLRQGAKLIVIDPRRTEMVESPHVKALHLPLMPGTNVAVMTALAHVIVTEGLVNEAFVRERCDWSEFEEWAAFVAQPKNSPEATAILTGVNPKDLREAARTYATGGNGAIYYGLGVTEHSQGSTTVIAIANLAMVTGNIGRPGVGVNPLRGQNNVQGSCDMGSFPHELPGYRHISGDAVRDQFEALWNVKLNPEPGLRIPNMFDAAVEGTFMGIYVQGEDILQSDPNTKHVVAALSAMECVIVHDLFLNETANYAHVFLPGSSFLEKDGTFTNAERRIQRVRKVMTPKNGMADWEVTIGLARAMGFEMNYSHPSEIMDEIAALTPTFAGVSYAKLDELGSVQWPCNEKAPEGTPVMHIDGFVRGKGKFVVTEYVATDERTGPRYPLLLTTGRILSQYNVGAQTRRTENVVWHAEDRLEIHPHDAEQRGVRDGDWVRLKSRAGETTLRAEITDRVAPGVVYTTFHHPDTQANVITTDYSDWATNCPEYKVTAVEVSPSNGPSDWQKAYDAQARQSRRIAPAEAAE; this is translated from the coding sequence ATGTCTCTGATCGAAGAAATCGACTTCGGCACGCCGGCTTCCAAATCGGAAACGATGGTGACGCTGACCATCGATGGCAATGAGGTCACGGTGCCCGAGGGCACCTCGATCATGCGGGCCGCGATGGACGCGGGCCACCAGATCCCAAAGCTCTGTGCCACCGACATGGTCGACGCGTTCGGCTCCTGCCGTCTCTGTCTCGTCGAGATCGAGGGCCGCGCCGGAACGCCGGCCTCCTGCACCACGCCAGTGATGCCCGGCCTCGTCGTGCACACCCAGAGCGAGCGGCTGAAGAAGCTGCGCAAGGGTGTGATGGAGCTCTACATCTCCGACCATCCGCTCGACTGCCTCACCTGCGGCGCCAACGGCGACTGCGAGTTGCAGGATATGGCGGGCGCGGTCGGCCTGCGCGACGTGCGCTACGGCTATGACGGCGAGAACCACGTCTTCGCCAAATCGCGCGGCTGCTCCAACGACAATTGGATGCCCAAGGACGAGTCCAACCCCTATTTCACCTACGATCCCTCCAAGTGCATCGTCTGCTCGCGCTGCGTCCGCGCCTGCGAGGAGGTGCAAGGCACCTTCGCGCTGACTATCTCCGGCCGCGGCTTCGACAGCCGCGTCTCGCCGGGCATGAGCGAGAGCTTCCTCGGCTCCGAATGCGTCTCCTGCGGCGCCTGCGTGCAGGCCTGCCCGACTGCAACGCTGACCGAAAAGTCGGTGATCGAGATCGGCCAGCCCGAGCACTCCGTCGTCACCACCTGCGCCTATTGCGGCGTCGGCTGCACCTTCAAGGCCGAGATGCGCGGCGAGGAAGTCGTGCGCATGGTGCCCTACAAGGACGGCAAGGCCAATCGCGGCCATTCCTGCGTCAAGGGCCGCTTCGCCTGGGGCTACACCAACCACGGCGAACGCATCCTCAATCCGATGATCCGCGAACGGATCGAGGATCCCTGGCGCGAAGTGTCCTGGGACGAGGCGTTCTCGTTCGCGGCCGCCAAGATGCGCAGCATCCAGAAGACATACGGCCGCGATGCCATCGGCGGCATCACCTCGTCCCGCTGCACCAACGAAGAGACCTATCTGGTGCAGAAGCTGATCCGCGCCGGCTTCGGCAACAACAATGTCGACACCTGCGCCCGCGTCTGCCACTCGCCGACCGGCTACGGCCTCGCCACCACCTTCGGCACCTCCGCCGGCACGCAGGATTTCGACTCGGTCGAGGACACCGACGTCGTCCTCGTGATCGGTGCCAATCCGGCCTCCGCTCATCCCGTGTTCGCGTCCCGCCTGAAGAAGCGGTTGCGCCAGGGTGCCAAGCTGATCGTGATCGATCCGCGCCGCACCGAGATGGTGGAATCGCCGCATGTGAAGGCGCTGCACCTGCCCCTGATGCCGGGCACCAACGTCGCGGTCATGACCGCGCTGGCGCATGTCATCGTCACCGAAGGCCTCGTCAACGAAGCCTTCGTGCGCGAACGTTGCGACTGGAGCGAGTTCGAGGAGTGGGCGGCGTTCGTCGCGCAGCCCAAGAACAGCCCGGAAGCCACCGCGATCCTTACCGGCGTCAACCCGAAGGATCTGCGCGAAGCCGCGCGCACCTACGCCACCGGCGGCAACGGAGCGATCTATTACGGCCTCGGCGTCACCGAGCACAGCCAGGGCTCGACCACCGTGATCGCGATCGCGAATCTTGCGATGGTCACTGGCAATATCGGCCGTCCCGGCGTCGGCGTGAACCCGCTGCGCGGCCAGAACAACGTGCAGGGCTCCTGCGACATGGGCTCGTTCCCGCACGAGCTGCCCGGCTACCGCCACATCTCCGGTGACGCGGTGCGCGACCAGTTCGAGGCGCTGTGGAACGTCAAGCTCAACCCCGAGCCGGGCCTGCGCATTCCCAACATGTTCGATGCCGCGGTCGAAGGCACGTTCATGGGGATCTACGTGCAGGGCGAGGACATCCTCCAGTCCGATCCCAACACCAAGCACGTTGTGGCTGCACTGTCCGCGATGGAATGCGTCATCGTCCACGACCTCTTCCTCAACGAGACCGCGAACTACGCCCACGTCTTCCTGCCCGGCTCGAGCTTCCTCGAGAAGGACGGCACCTTCACCAACGCCGAGCGCCGCATCCAGCGCGTGCGCAAGGTGATGACGCCGAAGAACGGCATGGCCGACTGGGAGGTCACCATCGGCCTTGCCAGGGCGATGGGCTTCGAGATGAACTACAGCCACCCATCCGAGATCATGGACGAGATCGCGGCGCTGACGCCGACCTTCGCTGGCGTCTCCTACGCCAAGCTCGACGAGCTTGGTTCGGTGCAGTGGCCTTGCAACGAGAAGGCGCCGGAGGGTACGCCAGTGATGCATATCGACGGCTTCGTACGCGGCAAGGGCAAGTTCGTCGTCACCGAATATGTGGCCACCGACGAGCGTACCGGCCCGCGCTATCCGCTGCTGCTCACCACGGGCCGCATCCTCAGCCAGTACAATGTCGGCGCGCAGACGCGGCGCACCGAGAACGTGGTCTGGCACGCCGAGGATCGTCTCGAGATCCATCCGCACGATGCCGAACAGCGCGGCGTGCGCGACGGCGACTGGGTGCGGCTGAAGAGCCGCGCCGGCGAGACCACGCTGCGTGCGGAGATCACCGATCGCGTGGCGCCCGGCGTCGTCTACACCACCTTCCATCACCCGGACACCCAGGCCAACGTCATCACGACCGACTATTCGGACTGGGCGACCAACTGCCCCGAATACAAGGTCACGGCGGTCGAGGTCTCGCCCTCGAACGGCCCGTCCGACTGGCAGAAGGCCTATGACGCGCAGGCGCGGCAGTCCCGCCGCATCGCGCCAGCCGAGGCAGCGGAGTAA
- a CDS encoding LysR family transcriptional regulator — MIDKLELLLALAKERHFGRAAEVCGVTQPTMSTGLKQLEEILGVMLVQRGSRFQGFTPEGERALDWARRIVGDARAMRDEINGLKHQLSGEIRIAAIPTVLGMVAALTTPFRARHPEVRFRIQSTTSSEVLGLLENLEVDAGLTYIENEPIGKVRTIPLYNESYRLLTAPDGMFGDRETVTWTEVGQVPLCLLTPDMQNRRIIDRALRSVGAEATPTLTSNSLLVLFTHVKTGRWASVMPAKLAETLGLSDTVRSIPITDPDVNYSIGMVIPQRDPMTPLIAALVNVAREVAPSLQL; from the coding sequence TTGATCGACAAGCTTGAACTATTGCTGGCGCTGGCGAAGGAGCGGCATTTCGGACGCGCGGCGGAGGTCTGCGGCGTGACGCAACCGACTATGTCGACCGGGCTCAAGCAGCTCGAGGAGATCCTCGGCGTGATGCTGGTGCAGCGCGGGTCCCGTTTCCAGGGGTTCACTCCCGAAGGTGAGCGGGCGCTGGACTGGGCGCGGCGGATCGTCGGCGATGCCCGCGCGATGCGCGACGAGATCAACGGGTTGAAGCATCAGCTCTCCGGCGAGATCCGCATCGCCGCGATCCCGACCGTGCTCGGCATGGTCGCAGCGCTGACGACGCCGTTTCGCGCCCGGCATCCCGAGGTGCGCTTCCGTATCCAGTCCACCACCTCGTCCGAGGTGCTGGGGCTGCTCGAAAATCTCGAGGTCGATGCGGGGCTGACCTATATCGAGAACGAGCCAATCGGCAAGGTGCGCACCATTCCGCTCTACAATGAGAGCTACCGTCTTCTGACTGCGCCGGACGGCATGTTCGGTGACCGCGAGACGGTGACATGGACCGAGGTCGGGCAGGTTCCGCTGTGCCTGCTGACGCCGGACATGCAGAACCGCCGCATCATCGATCGCGCCTTACGTTCCGTCGGCGCGGAGGCGACGCCGACGCTGACCTCGAATTCGCTGCTGGTGCTGTTCACGCATGTGAAGACGGGACGCTGGGCGAGCGTGATGCCGGCCAAGCTCGCCGAGACGCTCGGCCTGTCCGACACGGTGCGCTCGATCCCGATCACCGATCCCGACGTCAATTACAGCATCGGCATGGTGATCCCGCAGCGCGATCCGATGACGCCGCTGATCGCGGCGCTGGTCAATGTCGCGAGGGAAGTCGCGCCGTCGCTGCAGCTGTAG
- a CDS encoding formate dehydrogenase subunit delta: MSPDRLIYMANQIGKFFESQGHGKAVPGIAEHIKKFWDPRMKRAIFAHLDAGGAGLEPDVRQALSSLKATSLPAAP; encoded by the coding sequence ATGTCGCCTGACCGCCTGATCTACATGGCCAACCAGATCGGCAAGTTCTTCGAGAGCCAGGGCCACGGCAAGGCCGTGCCGGGGATTGCCGAGCACATCAAGAAGTTCTGGGATCCTCGGATGAAGCGCGCGATCTTCGCCCATCTCGACGCCGGCGGCGCGGGCCTGGAGCCTGACGTCCGCCAGGCGCTCAGCTCGTTGAAGGCGACGTCCCTTCCAGCAGCGCCCTGA
- a CDS encoding PAS domain-containing sensor histidine kinase, which translates to MSRADAANACVQSDSIKGLAQSIAKPAYHRLLIAEPALRRAVPTLIIAFLITICLGAFVQVVDQTRQKRLVIRHDISALADLLAERIDRLTSARQERLKNIESLPALLPDMIPSWGTASGRHVIVTSAGVDRRLLARVPVDSDPSGNDRLLDAITTAQLLAAPTRDGNVSDMTLPSGNAAMATSRQIKSLPGFVTVIQERNEPIWGSDAALSVTLSATTGFVVLILGFAFHWQSTRAREGDLINDAVRGRIDTALNRGRCGLWDWDLSRGRIFWSQSMFSMLGLDGRNELLTFGEVNALVKSDDIDLFAIADQLISEKIDHIDQTFRMQHVDGHWIWLRVRCEKTRGATDSSVHLIGIAVDITEQKSLAERTVEADLRLRDAIETIPEAFVLWDASDRLVLCNSHFQRLHKLPDTAVIPGTSYETVLEVGRMPEVRTRHNETAAQGPGARTFEAQLDDGSWLHISERRTKDGGYVSVGTDITRIKEHEQKLVDNDLRLRATVIDLKRSQAALERQAVELADLAEKYQREKTRAEEANQTKSKFLANMSHELRTPLNAIIGFSEIMGSGMFGELGSEKYQEYCQDILTSGHYLLEVINDILDMSKIEAGRMKLDMEELDLAQTLAESLRVVTGRAQDKHLTLDADIAKSISVVADRRATKQIIVNLLSNAVKFTPDGGRIVVRSRQLDDRIVLMIADTGIGIAPHSLARLGRPFEQVESQLTKTYHGSGLGLAIARSLAQLHGGSMRLRSKLEVGTVVRVTLPRDAIKAAAGISAAA; encoded by the coding sequence ATGTCGCGTGCAGACGCCGCGAACGCGTGCGTCCAATCCGATTCGATCAAGGGATTGGCGCAATCGATCGCGAAACCTGCCTATCATCGGCTCTTGATTGCAGAGCCGGCGCTTCGTCGCGCCGTGCCGACGCTCATCATCGCGTTCCTGATCACGATCTGCCTCGGCGCGTTCGTGCAGGTCGTCGATCAGACGCGTCAGAAGCGGCTGGTGATCCGGCACGACATCTCGGCGCTGGCCGACCTGCTCGCCGAACGCATCGACCGCCTCACCTCGGCGCGACAGGAGCGGCTCAAGAACATCGAGAGCCTGCCGGCGCTGTTGCCGGATATGATCCCGTCCTGGGGCACGGCCTCGGGCCGCCACGTCATCGTCACCTCGGCCGGCGTCGATCGCCGTCTCCTCGCCCGCGTCCCGGTCGACAGTGACCCTTCCGGCAACGACCGCCTGCTCGATGCCATCACGACCGCACAATTGCTCGCGGCGCCGACGCGCGACGGCAACGTCTCCGACATGACGCTGCCGAGCGGCAACGCCGCGATGGCGACCTCGCGGCAGATCAAGTCGCTGCCCGGCTTCGTCACCGTGATCCAGGAGCGCAACGAGCCGATCTGGGGCTCCGACGCCGCGCTCTCGGTGACGCTGTCGGCGACGACCGGATTCGTCGTCCTGATCCTGGGCTTCGCCTTCCACTGGCAGTCCACCCGCGCCCGCGAAGGCGACCTCATCAACGACGCCGTGCGCGGCCGGATCGACACCGCCCTCAACCGCGGCCGTTGTGGGCTGTGGGACTGGGACCTGTCGCGCGGCCGGATATTCTGGTCGCAATCGATGTTCTCGATGCTGGGCCTCGACGGCCGCAACGAGCTCCTCACCTTCGGCGAGGTCAACGCGCTGGTGAAATCCGACGACATCGACCTGTTCGCGATCGCCGACCAGCTCATCTCCGAGAAGATCGACCACATCGACCAGACCTTCCGCATGCAGCATGTCGACGGCCACTGGATCTGGCTCCGCGTCCGCTGCGAGAAGACGCGCGGGGCGACCGATTCCAGCGTGCACCTGATCGGGATCGCCGTCGACATCACCGAGCAGAAGAGCCTCGCCGAGAGGACGGTGGAAGCCGACCTCCGCCTGCGCGACGCGATCGAGACAATTCCGGAGGCCTTCGTGCTGTGGGACGCGAGCGACCGCCTCGTGCTCTGCAACTCGCACTTCCAGCGCCTGCACAAGCTGCCCGACACCGCCGTGATCCCCGGCACCTCCTACGAGACCGTGCTCGAAGTCGGCCGCATGCCGGAGGTGCGCACCCGCCACAACGAGACCGCCGCCCAAGGCCCCGGCGCGCGCACCTTCGAAGCGCAGCTCGACGACGGCAGCTGGCTGCACATCAGCGAGCGCCGCACCAAGGACGGCGGCTACGTCTCGGTCGGCACCGACATTACCCGCATCAAGGAGCACGAGCAGAAGCTGGTCGACAACGATCTGCGCCTGCGCGCCACCGTCATCGACCTGAAGCGCTCCCAGGCGGCGCTGGAGCGCCAGGCGGTCGAGCTTGCCGACCTCGCCGAGAAGTACCAGCGCGAGAAGACCCGCGCCGAGGAAGCCAACCAGACCAAGTCGAAGTTCCTCGCCAATATGAGCCACGAGCTGCGCACGCCGCTGAATGCCATCATCGGCTTCTCCGAGATCATGGGCTCGGGCATGTTCGGCGAGCTCGGCAGCGAAAAGTACCAGGAATATTGCCAGGACATCCTGACCAGTGGCCACTATCTGCTCGAGGTCATCAACGACATCCTCGACATGTCCAAGATCGAGGCAGGCCGCATGAAGCTCGACATGGAAGAGCTCGACCTGGCGCAGACGCTCGCGGAATCCTTGCGGGTCGTCACCGGCCGTGCCCAGGACAAGCACCTGACGCTCGACGCCGACATCGCAAAATCCATCTCCGTCGTCGCCGACCGCCGCGCCACCAAGCAGATCATCGTCAACCTGCTCTCCAACGCGGTGAAGTTCACGCCGGACGGCGGACGCATCGTGGTGCGCAGCCGGCAGCTCGACGACCGGATCGTGCTGATGATCGCCGACACCGGCATCGGTATCGCGCCGCATTCGCTGGCGCGGCTCGGCCGCCCGTTCGAGCAGGTGGAGAGCCAGCTCACCAAGACCTATCACGGCTCGGGCCTCGGCCTCGCGATCGCCCGCTCGCTGGCGCAGCTCCATGGCGGCTCGATGCGGCTGCGCTCCAAGCTCGAGGTCGGCACCGTCGTGCGCGTGACCTTGCCACGCGACGCGATCAAGGCGGCGGCCGGGATATCGGCGGCAGCGTGA
- the fdhD gene encoding formate dehydrogenase accessory sulfurtransferase FdhD, translating to MHVAVQAIDRGIWRNGVASEGTRFIPEETPLALTYNGGTYAVMMGTPQNLEDFAVGFSLSEGIIKSVDDIKSLDVVRLDDGIELRMWLTAEDAALISERRRHIAGPTGCGICGIESIAEAVRPAAVVPQGQSFTPEEIMAAMQAIAPLQSINLQTRAVHAAAFWSTTGHIVALREDVGRHNALDKLAGALARSRTDTRGGMVLLTSRVSVEMVQKAAAIGAPVMVAVSAPTALAVRTAEAAGITLIAIARQDGFEVFSHGDRVAARHATEVADVA from the coding sequence ATGCATGTAGCTGTCCAGGCGATTGATCGCGGAATCTGGCGCAACGGCGTCGCGTCCGAAGGAACGCGGTTCATTCCGGAGGAGACGCCGCTGGCGCTGACCTATAATGGCGGCACCTATGCCGTCATGATGGGGACGCCGCAGAACCTGGAAGATTTTGCCGTCGGCTTCAGCCTGAGCGAAGGCATCATCAAGTCGGTCGATGACATCAAATCGCTCGACGTCGTTCGCCTCGACGACGGCATCGAGCTCAGGATGTGGCTAACGGCGGAAGATGCGGCGCTCATCAGCGAGCGCCGCCGCCACATCGCGGGGCCCACCGGCTGCGGCATCTGCGGTATCGAGTCCATCGCTGAAGCCGTGCGCCCCGCGGCGGTCGTGCCGCAGGGGCAGAGCTTCACGCCGGAAGAGATCATGGCGGCGATGCAGGCGATCGCGCCGCTGCAATCGATCAATCTGCAGACCCGCGCGGTTCACGCCGCCGCGTTCTGGTCTACTACCGGCCACATCGTCGCGCTGCGCGAGGATGTCGGCCGCCACAATGCGCTGGACAAGCTCGCGGGCGCGCTGGCGCGCAGCCGCACGGATACGCGCGGCGGCATGGTGCTGCTGACGAGCCGCGTCTCGGTCGAGATGGTGCAGAAGGCCGCCGCGATCGGCGCGCCGGTGATGGTCGCGGTGTCCGCGCCCACCGCACTTGCAGTACGCACTGCGGAGGCCGCAGGCATCACGCTGATCGCCATTGCCCGCCAGGACGGGTTCGAAGTGTTTTCGCATGGTGACCGGGTCGCCGCTCGCCATGCCACGGAGGTTGCCGATGTCGCCTGA